One genomic region from Lysobacterales bacterium encodes:
- the pgaB gene encoding poly-beta-1,6-N-acetyl-D-glucosamine N-deacetylase PgaB, protein MSRMLLGLLLALLAFDSRAELLVLRFADVVGQAREAGFERLSRDQLTARFDWLAAQGYRPVSLQQVLDARAGRVELPARAVLLSFDGGFDSLESEVLPLLRAFEWPAVAALPTARIGSDAGRLDWPALKRIADEGSIELVSAGHALDQPWPRAEDAAPLPSPSLRRFEGSALETSRDFAARVAADLQLSREAVEDGVGRTPRAIAWPLGAWTPLGMREADMRGMALGFDLSGRAQHDDAWPVLARLDVASEASLADFAAELAPRRAPAFRAVQVDLDYVFDPDPVQLERNLDALIERIDAIAPSHVWLQAFADPDGDGAADALYFGNRHLPVQAELFGRVAELLRRKTGVEVHAWLPVLGWHWPASEDAPRALATSNAGEIPRLDPTDPRTVERVAEIYADLAARAPIQGLLFHDDAFLREDELREALPDDAERVQALVELTRTLEAAAENERPRLRTARNLYARPLLEPVSVAWFAQDHASMLAAYDRVALMAMPRMEGARKEREWLLTLAGRVEALDPGFERTVFVLQTRDWAGGRAIEDAELIDWARQLRARGVRHLAYYPDDFLRAQPGLQAARAAASARRFPYLRQDDGTRQ, encoded by the coding sequence ATGAGCCGCATGCTGCTGGGCCTGCTGCTCGCGCTGCTGGCATTCGACAGCCGCGCCGAACTGCTGGTGCTGCGCTTCGCCGACGTGGTGGGGCAAGCGCGCGAGGCGGGCTTCGAGCGCTTGAGTCGCGACCAGCTCACCGCCCGCTTCGACTGGCTGGCCGCGCAGGGCTATCGACCGGTCAGCCTGCAGCAGGTGCTGGACGCCCGCGCCGGTCGTGTCGAGCTGCCCGCTCGCGCGGTGCTGCTCAGCTTCGACGGCGGCTTCGATTCACTGGAATCCGAAGTGCTGCCCCTGCTGCGGGCCTTCGAATGGCCGGCGGTGGCCGCCCTGCCCACGGCCCGCATCGGCAGCGACGCCGGGCGCCTCGACTGGCCCGCGCTGAAGCGCATCGCCGACGAGGGCTCGATCGAACTGGTCAGCGCAGGCCATGCGCTGGACCAGCCCTGGCCGCGCGCCGAGGACGCCGCCCCCCTGCCCTCGCCAAGCCTGCGCCGCTTCGAAGGTTCAGCGCTGGAAACGTCCCGTGACTTCGCCGCGCGCGTGGCGGCCGATCTGCAGCTCAGCCGCGAAGCGGTCGAGGACGGCGTCGGCCGCACGCCGCGCGCGATCGCCTGGCCGCTGGGCGCATGGACGCCGCTAGGCATGCGCGAAGCCGACATGCGCGGCATGGCGCTCGGTTTCGATCTCTCCGGTCGCGCCCAGCACGATGACGCCTGGCCCGTGCTCGCGCGCCTCGATGTAGCCAGCGAGGCCAGCCTCGCCGACTTCGCCGCAGAGCTGGCGCCGCGCCGCGCGCCGGCCTTCCGCGCGGTGCAGGTCGACCTCGACTACGTCTTCGATCCCGACCCGGTCCAGCTTGAGCGCAATCTCGATGCGCTGATCGAGCGCATCGATGCAATCGCACCGAGCCACGTCTGGCTGCAGGCCTTCGCCGACCCCGACGGCGACGGCGCGGCCGACGCCCTGTACTTCGGCAACCGCCACCTGCCGGTGCAGGCCGAGCTGTTCGGGCGCGTGGCCGAACTTCTGCGCCGCAAGACCGGAGTCGAAGTCCATGCCTGGCTGCCGGTGCTGGGCTGGCACTGGCCGGCGTCGGAAGACGCGCCGCGCGCGCTGGCGACCTCGAACGCTGGCGAGATCCCGCGGCTCGACCCCACCGACCCGCGCACGGTCGAGCGCGTCGCCGAGATCTATGCCGATCTCGCCGCGCGCGCGCCGATCCAGGGCCTGCTGTTCCACGACGATGCCTTCCTGCGCGAAGACGAACTGCGTGAGGCCCTGCCGGATGACGCCGAGCGCGTGCAGGCGCTGGTGGAGCTGACCCGGACGCTCGAAGCGGCCGCCGAGAACGAGCGCCCGCGCCTGCGCACCGCCCGCAACCTGTATGCGCGCCCCCTGCTGGAGCCCGTGAGCGTCGCCTGGTTCGCCCAGGACCATGCTTCGATGCTGGCCGCCTACGACCGCGTTGCCCTGATGGCGATGCCGCGCATGGAGGGCGCCCGCAAGGAACGCGAGTGGCTGCTGACGCTGGCCGGGCGGGTCGAAGCCCTGGACCCCGGCTTCGAGCGCACCGTCTTCGTGCTGCAGACCCGCGACTGGGCCGGTGGCCGCGCCATCGAAGATGCGGAACTCATCGACTGGGCGCGCCAGCTGCGCGCGCGCGGCGTGCGCCATCTCGCCTACTACCCGGACGATTTCCTCCGCGCTCAGCCCGGGCTGCAGGCTGCGCGCGCGGCGGCCAGCGCGCGTCGCTTCCCTTACCTGCGGCAGGACGACGGGACGCGCCAATGA
- the pgaD gene encoding poly-beta-1,6-N-acetyl-D-glucosamine biosynthesis protein PgaD, which produces MSQKTLNPADQVAATAHQLKPQGPLIVAPEKVHWRDRTLSHLLTGAAWAAYFWLIAPALTTLAWVLGLRYAWVELTAPLLTGEGMPGLLLPILAGSGVVVLLLWAEFNRWRFTGVERRRTTPPVSDDVVATALGAPLSLPHELRASFEKLPVVVLQMNEQAEPEGFIATLEPPKPLRRIMK; this is translated from the coding sequence GTGAGCCAGAAGACTCTGAACCCGGCCGACCAGGTCGCCGCCACGGCGCATCAGCTGAAGCCGCAGGGCCCGCTGATCGTGGCGCCCGAGAAAGTCCATTGGCGCGACCGCACGCTCTCGCACCTGCTCACCGGCGCCGCCTGGGCGGCCTACTTCTGGCTGATTGCGCCGGCCCTGACGACCCTGGCCTGGGTGCTCGGCCTGCGCTACGCCTGGGTCGAACTGACCGCGCCGCTGCTCACCGGCGAGGGCATGCCGGGCCTGCTGCTGCCGATCCTCGCCGGCAGCGGCGTGGTGGTGCTGCTGCTCTGGGCCGAGTTCAACCGCTGGCGCTTCACCGGCGTGGAGCGCCGCAGAACCACCCCACCGGTCAGCGACGACGTGGTCGCCACCGCCCTCGGCGCCCCGCTGTCCCTGCCCCACGAGCTGCGCGCGAGCTTCGAGAAGCTGCCGGTGGTGGTGCTGCAGATGAACGAGCAGGCCGAGCCCGAGGGCTTCATCGCCACGCTGGAGCCGCCGAAGCCGCTGCGCAGGATCATGAAGTAG
- the ispF gene encoding 2-C-methyl-D-erythritol 2,4-cyclodiphosphate synthase, whose amino-acid sequence MFRIGTGYDVHAFGPGDFVTLGGVRIPHGRGIVAHSDGDVLIHALCDALLGALALGDIGKHFPPSDDRWKGADSRDLLRAVLAMLKARGWAVVNVDSVVVCERPRLLPHIEAMRVNLAVDLEIDGDAVSVKATTSEKLGFTGREEGIAAQAVALLQKVGA is encoded by the coding sequence ATGTTCCGCATCGGCACCGGCTACGACGTCCACGCCTTCGGCCCCGGCGATTTCGTCACTCTCGGCGGCGTGCGTATCCCGCATGGCCGCGGCATCGTCGCCCACTCCGATGGCGACGTGCTGATCCATGCCCTGTGCGACGCATTGCTGGGCGCGCTGGCGCTGGGCGATATCGGCAAGCATTTCCCGCCCTCGGACGACCGCTGGAAAGGCGCGGACAGCCGCGACCTGCTGCGCGCCGTGCTGGCGATGCTGAAAGCGCGCGGCTGGGCGGTGGTGAACGTCGACAGCGTCGTGGTCTGCGAGCGGCCCAGGCTGCTGCCGCACATCGAGGCCATGCGCGTGAATCTTGCGGTGGATCTCGAGATCGACGGCGACGCCGTCAGCGTCAAGGCCACCACCAGCGAGAAGCTGGGCTTCACCGGCCGCGAGGAAGGCATCGCCGCCCAGGCCGTGGCCCTGCTTCAGAAGGTGGGCGCATGA
- the pgaC gene encoding poly-beta-1,6 N-acetyl-D-glucosamine synthase, with product MSWLQNPEFLSVFFGFAFYYPATMSIVWMSGGLYYFLRRERHEPPRHQPPEMKEYPFASLLVPCHNEGPNCEDTISALAAQIYPDFEIIAINDGSTDDTAEHLNRLTERFPRLRVIHLSRNLGKANALRMGTLAARGEYLICIDGDAMLDPWATRWMVWHLASGPRVGAVTGNPRIRNRSTLLGRLQVGEFSSIIGMIKRAQRVYGRIFTLSGVIAGFRKTALERIGFWNETMITEDIDISWRLQLDHWDIRYEPNALCWILMPETYKGLWKQRLRWAQGGVEVLMKHAGNLLNWKKRRMWGVLAEYFFSVIWAYVMLGILVLWAIGLVFDMPPALYVDTILPRWHGMVLALICMTQFGVSMIIDRRYEAGVGRNYFWMVWYPIAYWLLSLFTTVVAVPKTLFRGKPKRATWVSPDRGVQ from the coding sequence ATGAGCTGGCTGCAGAATCCCGAGTTCCTGAGTGTCTTCTTCGGCTTCGCGTTCTACTACCCGGCGACCATGTCGATCGTGTGGATGAGCGGCGGCCTCTACTACTTCCTGCGCCGCGAGCGTCACGAGCCGCCGCGGCACCAGCCGCCGGAGATGAAGGAGTACCCCTTCGCCAGCCTGCTGGTGCCCTGCCACAACGAGGGCCCGAACTGCGAGGACACGATCTCCGCGCTGGCCGCGCAGATCTATCCCGACTTCGAGATCATCGCCATCAACGATGGCTCGACCGACGACACCGCCGAGCATCTGAACCGCCTGACCGAGCGTTTTCCGCGGCTGCGCGTGATCCATCTGAGCCGCAACCTCGGCAAGGCCAACGCCCTGCGCATGGGGACGCTCGCCGCGCGCGGCGAGTACCTGATCTGCATCGACGGCGACGCCATGCTCGACCCGTGGGCGACGCGCTGGATGGTCTGGCACCTGGCCTCCGGCCCGCGCGTGGGCGCGGTCACCGGCAACCCGCGCATCCGCAACCGCAGCACCCTGCTGGGGCGCCTGCAGGTCGGCGAGTTCAGTTCGATCATCGGCATGATCAAGCGCGCCCAGCGCGTGTACGGCCGCATCTTCACCCTGTCCGGGGTGATCGCCGGCTTCCGCAAGACCGCCTTGGAGCGCATCGGTTTCTGGAACGAAACCATGATCACCGAGGACATCGACATCAGCTGGCGCCTGCAGCTCGACCACTGGGACATCCGCTACGAGCCCAATGCGCTGTGCTGGATCCTGATGCCGGAAACCTACAAGGGCCTGTGGAAGCAGCGCCTGCGCTGGGCCCAGGGCGGCGTCGAGGTGCTGATGAAGCACGCCGGCAACCTGCTCAACTGGAAGAAGCGGCGGATGTGGGGCGTGCTGGCAGAGTACTTCTTCAGCGTGATCTGGGCCTACGTGATGCTGGGCATCCTGGTGCTGTGGGCGATCGGCCTGGTCTTCGACATGCCGCCAGCGCTGTACGTCGACACCATCCTGCCGCGCTGGCACGGCATGGTGCTGGCGCTGATCTGCATGACCCAGTTCGGGGTGTCGATGATCATCGACCGCCGCTACGAAGCGGGCGTGGGCCGCAACTACTTCTGGATGGTCTGGTACCCGATCGCCTACTGGCTGCTCAGCCTGTTCACCACCGTCGTCGCTGTGCCGAAGACGCTCTTCCGCGGCAAGCCCAAGCGCGCCACCTGGGTCAGCCCGGATCGGGGCGTGCAGTGA
- the truD gene encoding tRNA pseudouridine(13) synthase TruD — MSAVPERPRALGEAVLRARIREQPEDFRVDEVLGFAPGGGGEHLFVCIEKRQANTGWIAKQLAKWAGIAPMGVGYAGLKDRHAVTRQWFSLHLPKRIAPATAFEDAEAVLIEQAWHNRKLPRGALKGNRFHLRLRGVDGAREAIEQRLADIAARGVPNYFGAQRFGRDGRNLQAAEAMFAGRRVDREERSILLSSARSAIFNTVLGARVQRGDWDALAEGEVCMLDGSHSVFGPEPITPELAERAQRMDIHPTGPLWGTGALRCAGALAELETQCAAQFEALRAGLESIDLKQERRALRLPVRELVWRFEDDVTLQIEFFLPAGAFATSVLEALGEITDAAGRGGE; from the coding sequence ATGAGCGCGGTGCCGGAGCGGCCGCGCGCGCTGGGTGAGGCGGTGCTGAGGGCACGCATCCGCGAGCAGCCCGAGGATTTCCGCGTCGATGAGGTGCTGGGCTTCGCCCCGGGCGGCGGCGGTGAGCACCTGTTCGTTTGCATCGAGAAGCGTCAGGCCAACACCGGCTGGATCGCCAAGCAGCTGGCCAAGTGGGCGGGCATTGCGCCGATGGGCGTGGGCTATGCGGGGCTGAAGGATCGCCACGCGGTGACCCGCCAGTGGTTCAGCCTGCACCTGCCCAAGCGCATCGCCCCGGCCACCGCGTTTGAAGACGCCGAGGCCGTGCTGATCGAACAGGCCTGGCACAACCGCAAGCTGCCGCGCGGGGCGCTGAAGGGCAACCGCTTCCACCTGCGCCTGCGCGGGGTCGACGGCGCCCGCGAGGCCATCGAACAGCGCCTCGCCGACATCGCCGCGCGCGGCGTGCCCAACTACTTCGGCGCCCAGCGCTTCGGTCGCGACGGCCGCAACCTCCAGGCTGCCGAGGCGATGTTCGCGGGGCGTCGCGTCGATCGCGAGGAGCGCTCGATCCTGCTGTCGTCCGCGCGCTCGGCGATCTTCAACACCGTGCTGGGCGCGCGCGTGCAGCGCGGCGACTGGGACGCGCTGGCCGAGGGCGAGGTCTGCATGCTCGACGGCAGCCACAGCGTGTTCGGGCCCGAGCCGATCACGCCGGAGCTCGCCGAGCGTGCGCAGCGCATGGACATCCACCCGACCGGGCCGCTCTGGGGCACTGGCGCCTTGCGCTGCGCGGGTGCGCTTGCCGAACTGGAGACGCAGTGCGCGGCGCAGTTCGAGGCGCTGCGAGCCGGATTGGAGTCGATCGACCTCAAGCAGGAGCGTCGCGCGCTGCGGCTGCCAGTGCGCGAGCTGGTGTGGCGCTTCGAAGATGACGTGACCCTGCAGATCGAGTTCTTCCTGCCGGCGGGCGCGTTCGCGACCAGCGTGCTGGAAGCGCTTGGCGAGATCACCGATGCCGCAGGGCGAGGCGGGGAGTAG
- a CDS encoding SOS response-associated peptidase: protein MCGRYTNATTWAEVHAASTPLPVLAPAEPPGIELNIAPTALAWVLRPDAEGVLRAARLRWGLVPAWSEAPSTKFSAFNARVESVAEKPVFRGAFRARRCLVPASGWYEWREEAGRKIPHLFEPAAGGALLFAGLWERWQRGDEAVESFTILTTEARGQVAEVHDRMPVLVAREDARQWLDLSLLEAEAFALSLQTPALKVERGRAPPASPRRPRLAPAPEQPGLF, encoded by the coding sequence ATGTGCGGTCGCTACACCAATGCCACCACCTGGGCCGAGGTCCATGCGGCTTCGACGCCGCTGCCGGTGCTCGCGCCCGCGGAGCCGCCGGGCATCGAGCTCAACATCGCGCCGACCGCGCTGGCCTGGGTGCTGCGGCCCGACGCCGAGGGCGTGCTGCGTGCGGCACGCCTGCGCTGGGGCTTGGTGCCGGCCTGGTCGGAAGCTCCCTCGACGAAGTTCTCGGCCTTCAATGCGCGCGTCGAAAGCGTCGCCGAGAAGCCGGTGTTCCGCGGCGCCTTCCGCGCGCGCCGCTGCCTGGTGCCGGCCTCGGGCTGGTACGAGTGGCGCGAGGAGGCCGGACGCAAGATCCCGCATCTGTTCGAGCCCGCCGCCGGCGGGGCCCTGCTGTTCGCCGGCCTGTGGGAGCGCTGGCAGCGCGGCGACGAGGCGGTCGAGAGCTTCACGATTCTGACCACCGAAGCGCGTGGCCAGGTCGCCGAGGTGCATGACCGCATGCCGGTGCTGGTCGCGCGCGAAGACGCGCGGCAGTGGCTGGATCTGTCCTTGCTCGAAGCCGAAGCCTTCGCGCTGTCGTTGCAGACGCCTGCCCTCAAGGTCGAGCGTGGGCGCGCGCCGCCGGCTTCGCCGCGCAGGCCGCGTCTGGCGCCCGCGCCCGAGCAGCCCGGTCTGTTCTGA